In Bombina bombina isolate aBomBom1 chromosome 6, aBomBom1.pri, whole genome shotgun sequence, a single genomic region encodes these proteins:
- the SMKR1 gene encoding small lysine-rich protein 1: protein MPTKSAKSSRSSSKSHGKGKKTKKSKKSKTPAPEVDILSPAAMLNAYYISHNAVDCLEYRGFSWSGAPKKKKGKKKGKKK, encoded by the coding sequence CCAACAAAAAGTGCCAAAAGCTCCAGAAGTTCCAGTAAATCTCATGGCAAAGGCAAGAAGACAAAGAAGTCCAAAAAGAGCAAGACCCCTGCACCAGAGGTGGACATACTGAGCCCAGCCGCCATGCTGAACGCgtactacatctcccataatgctgtAGATTGTTTGGAATACCGAGGCTTCAGCTGGTCCGGAGCAcccaaaaaaaagaagggaaagaagAAAGGCAAAAAGAAGTAG